The following proteins are co-located in the Planococcus plakortidis genome:
- a CDS encoding SDR family oxidoreductase yields the protein MATEKILITGAGTGFGKNIAFSLAEQGKSVIAGVEIISQVSALEQEAKERGVSMQIEKLDVTNPKDREKAWGWDIDVLVNNAAVSEGGSLVDIPEENLRHQFEVNVFGPILLTKGFARQMIEKRAGRIVFVSSVSGLMADPLMGPYCGTKHATEAFADSLSKELQEFKVEVATINPGPYLTGFNDREFETWKNWQSDSEETVFDYEKAAFPYEQFDPEEVTEPSVKVILGETNQYRNVIPEKMIPQVKEHMEAMWSKTTTEGLGERNETVQKSYEIEPGTPADS from the coding sequence ATGGCAACTGAAAAAATATTGATTACCGGTGCCGGCACCGGATTCGGCAAGAATATTGCGTTCAGCTTGGCGGAACAAGGAAAATCCGTCATCGCAGGCGTTGAAATCATTTCCCAGGTTTCCGCGTTGGAGCAGGAAGCGAAAGAGCGCGGCGTGTCGATGCAAATCGAGAAATTGGACGTCACCAACCCGAAAGACCGTGAAAAAGCGTGGGGCTGGGACATCGATGTCTTGGTAAACAACGCGGCAGTGTCCGAAGGCGGATCGCTTGTCGACATCCCGGAAGAAAACCTGCGCCACCAATTCGAGGTCAATGTCTTCGGGCCGATCCTGTTGACGAAAGGCTTTGCGCGCCAAATGATCGAAAAACGCGCCGGCCGCATCGTCTTCGTCTCTTCTGTTTCCGGCTTGATGGCAGACCCGTTGATGGGGCCTTATTGCGGCACGAAACACGCGACGGAAGCTTTCGCGGATTCCTTGAGCAAGGAGCTGCAGGAATTCAAGGTGGAAGTGGCGACGATCAACCCTGGGCCATATTTGACTGGCTTTAACGACCGCGAGTTCGAGACGTGGAAAAACTGGCAGTCCGATTCGGAAGAAACGGTCTTCGACTACGAGAAAGCCGCTTTCCCTTACGAACAATTCGACCCGGAAGAAGTCACCGAGCCATCGGTCAAAGTGATTCTCGGCGAAACGAATCAATACCGCAACGTCATCCCGGAAAAAATGATTCCGCAAGTGAAAGAACACATGGAAGCGATGTGGAGCAAAACGACCACTGAAGGACTGGGCGAGCGCAACGAAACCGTCCAGAAATCGTATGAGATCGAACCCGGCACGCCGGCTGACTCATAA
- a CDS encoding biotin transporter BioY codes for MTASNNKLRMMIVTALFAAIIGILAQVTIPLPLVPITGQTLAIGLAATILGARYGTLSILVYLAIGAAGMPVFAQMSGGLGSLFGPTGGYLFGFIPTAFVIGYYLEKMGFTIRNAVVANILGMFVALGFGTVWLKIFAELSWAGAFMGGFAPFILVGVIKAVLAAWIGISVRNRLASAKLLHGLETRNHSSL; via the coding sequence ATGACAGCATCAAACAACAAATTGCGGATGATGATCGTGACGGCTTTGTTCGCCGCCATTATCGGCATCCTCGCTCAAGTCACCATCCCCTTGCCGCTCGTGCCAATCACCGGGCAGACTTTGGCGATCGGCCTTGCCGCCACGATTTTAGGCGCTCGCTATGGGACATTATCGATCTTGGTCTATCTCGCTATCGGCGCTGCCGGCATGCCGGTTTTCGCGCAAATGTCTGGCGGATTGGGCAGTTTGTTCGGGCCGACGGGCGGCTATTTATTCGGGTTCATCCCGACCGCTTTCGTCATCGGCTATTACCTCGAGAAGATGGGCTTCACCATCCGGAACGCCGTCGTCGCCAATATTCTCGGCATGTTCGTCGCGCTCGGTTTCGGGACAGTGTGGCTGAAGATCTTCGCGGAACTTTCCTGGGCGGGCGCCTTCATGGGCGGATTTGCACCGTTCATTCTCGTCGGCGTCATCAAAGCGGTACTCGCTGCATGGATCGGCATTTCGGTGAGGAACCGCTTGGCATCGGCGAAGCTTCTCCACGGGTTGGAAACACGAAATCATTCTTCTCTATAA
- a CDS encoding bifunctional transcriptional activator/DNA repair enzyme AdaA, which translates to MEIQAKFTFDEMWEKFLACDRAHDGLFFTCVKTTKIYCRPSCRSRKPKKRNVEFCFSVEEAENRGFRACKRCQPEIGQSPAIEFTQRVIAFLRGHYDQKIGLDEVAAHIGMSPSYVDRLFKQETGETPRSYLEKIRIDKAADLLANTGKTNLEISLEAGFQSTSHFYKVFRQLKQQSPGDYRKAKGARHNG; encoded by the coding sequence ATGGAGATTCAAGCGAAGTTCACGTTCGATGAGATGTGGGAGAAATTCCTGGCTTGCGACCGGGCACACGACGGCTTGTTTTTCACATGCGTCAAGACGACGAAGATCTATTGCCGTCCGTCCTGCCGGTCGCGCAAGCCGAAAAAGCGCAACGTGGAATTCTGTTTCTCCGTCGAAGAAGCGGAGAATCGCGGATTCCGGGCATGCAAAAGATGCCAGCCGGAAATCGGGCAGTCACCAGCGATTGAATTCACCCAGCGAGTCATCGCCTTCTTGAGGGGCCATTACGACCAAAAAATCGGCTTGGACGAAGTGGCTGCCCATATCGGCATGAGCCCCTCCTATGTGGACCGGCTGTTCAAACAGGAAACCGGTGAAACGCCGCGCTCTTATCTGGAAAAGATCCGCATCGACAAAGCGGCCGATTTACTTGCGAACACCGGTAAGACGAATTTGGAAATTTCCCTCGAGGCCGGCTTTCAAAGCACGTCTCATTTTTATAAAGTGTTCAGGCAGCTGAAACAGCAATCGCCGGGCGACTACAGAAAAGCGAAAGGAGCGCGGCACAATGGATAG
- a CDS encoding DNA-3-methyladenine glycosylase family protein, with amino-acid sequence MDSEMEPSRLKIPAPADFNFTECLAILGRSDQELLHTIKDGRITKLLVLENEVALFDLSYSEGALHIEFPHQSPSQQGKQAVVRYVTDWFDLETDLQPFYAMAARDPLLRKVVEHHAGLRIMGMPDLFEAFVWAITGQQINLTFAYTLKRRLIEQFGTSHLVGGIEYWAFPSADTIASLQVEQLKKLQFSGRKAEYIIGIARELAEGRLAKDELLEKTEQQAEKQLVAIRGVGPWSAHYVMMKCLRFNSAFPVSDVGLHNALKQQLGLEQKPAIAEIEKLAEPWVGWQAYATFYLWRVLL; translated from the coding sequence ATGGATAGCGAAATGGAACCATCAAGGCTGAAAATCCCTGCGCCGGCCGATTTTAATTTCACGGAATGCCTGGCCATTCTCGGCCGCTCCGACCAGGAACTGCTCCATACAATCAAAGACGGGCGAATCACCAAGCTGTTGGTTCTTGAAAATGAAGTGGCCTTATTCGATTTGAGTTATTCCGAAGGGGCGCTGCACATCGAATTTCCGCACCAGTCGCCGTCCCAACAAGGGAAGCAGGCAGTCGTCCGGTATGTGACAGACTGGTTCGACTTGGAGACAGATTTACAGCCGTTTTACGCGATGGCGGCACGCGACCCGCTTCTTCGGAAAGTCGTGGAGCATCACGCAGGGCTCCGGATAATGGGCATGCCGGATTTATTTGAAGCGTTCGTGTGGGCGATCACCGGCCAGCAGATCAATTTGACTTTCGCCTACACCTTGAAACGGCGCTTGATCGAGCAGTTCGGAACTTCGCATCTAGTGGGCGGAATCGAGTATTGGGCGTTTCCGTCCGCCGACACGATCGCTTCGCTGCAAGTGGAGCAACTGAAGAAGCTGCAATTTTCGGGGAGGAAAGCGGAATACATCATCGGCATCGCCCGTGAACTGGCTGAAGGCCGTCTCGCAAAAGACGAACTGCTCGAAAAAACAGAGCAGCAAGCCGAAAAACAATTGGTGGCGATCCGCGGCGTCGGGCCATGGTCCGCGCATTACGTCATGATGAAATGCCTGCGCTTCAACTCCGCGTTTCCGGTATCCGACGTCGGCTTGCACAATGCCTTGAAGCAGCAATTAGGGCTCGAGCAAAAACCGGCGATTGCCGAGATTGAGAAGTTAGCGGAACCCTGGGTAGGCTGGCAAGCGTACGCGACATTTTATTTATGGAGGGTGTTATTATGA
- a CDS encoding methylated-DNA--[protein]-cysteine S-methyltransferase — MSELHQVDYPSPIGVVEITGTEQGIVSLYFSEREQPLYAVDVDTPQVLKDALQQLDEYFKGQRMEFTVPCLSSGTDFQQKVWAALPAIPYGETASYRDIARAVGNEKSVRAVGNANSKNKISIIIPCHRIIGSNGKLTGYAGSLTRKEWLLKHEQAVRNGQSLDT; from the coding sequence ATGAGTGAACTGCATCAAGTGGATTACCCATCGCCGATTGGCGTCGTTGAAATCACCGGCACCGAACAAGGCATCGTATCGCTTTATTTCAGCGAACGGGAGCAGCCGCTCTATGCGGTGGACGTGGATACACCTCAAGTGCTGAAAGACGCGTTACAGCAACTGGATGAATATTTCAAAGGGCAGCGCATGGAATTCACCGTGCCGTGTCTTTCGTCCGGAACCGACTTCCAGCAAAAAGTATGGGCGGCGCTGCCCGCGATTCCTTACGGCGAAACGGCCTCGTACCGCGATATCGCAAGGGCTGTCGGCAACGAAAAATCCGTCCGGGCAGTGGGGAACGCCAATAGCAAAAACAAGATCAGCATCATCATCCCGTGCCACCGCATCATCGGGTCGAACGGCAAATTGACCGGCTATGCCGGCAGCCTGACACGCAAGGAATGGCTGTTGAAGCACGAACAAGCGGTCCGGAACGGCCAATCACTCGATACATGA
- a CDS encoding maltose acetyltransferase domain-containing protein: MNTEKDKMLAGALYRADDPVLVRERVNAKRLLRLFNKSMETDGQERKRFMSQLLGSSGDHLYIEPNFRCDYGYNIHVGHNFFANFDCVFLDVCDIRIGDNCLVGPGVHIYTATHPLDIEQRLSGYEYGKGVRIGDNVWIGGRAVINPGVTIGDNAVIASGAVVVKDVPANTVVGGNPAVVIKTLEN; the protein is encoded by the coding sequence ATGAATACGGAAAAAGACAAAATGCTGGCCGGGGCGCTTTACCGGGCGGACGATCCGGTACTCGTGCGCGAGCGCGTGAACGCGAAGCGGCTATTGCGTTTGTTCAATAAATCGATGGAGACCGATGGGCAGGAACGCAAGCGCTTCATGAGCCAATTGCTCGGCTCGAGCGGCGACCATTTGTACATCGAGCCGAATTTCCGCTGCGACTACGGCTACAATATCCATGTTGGCCACAATTTCTTCGCCAATTTCGACTGCGTCTTCCTCGACGTCTGCGACATCCGCATCGGCGATAATTGCCTCGTCGGCCCTGGCGTCCATATCTATACGGCGACCCATCCGCTCGATATCGAACAGCGGCTTTCCGGCTACGAATACGGCAAAGGGGTGCGCATCGGCGATAATGTGTGGATCGGCGGGCGGGCGGTCATCAACCCTGGCGTCACGATCGGAGACAACGCCGTCATCGCTTCCGGCGCCGTGGTCGTGAAAGACGTTCCGGCGAATACCGTCGTCGGCGGCAATCCCGCAGTCGTCATCAAGACGCTTGAAAACTAA
- a CDS encoding alpha/beta family hydrolase encodes MKTINRTIQGDKGQAINYSLVLNQDQTRKLAIFLPGIGYTAKSPLFHYTERLLAEQEYDILRINYDYTNPLYDQYTMAEIDEAVKRDVKQVVDQVLKGSIYEKFFLVAKSLGTIALASELERKKFKGAKTVWLTPLIKHEDVFKAMKECPNPALSFIGDKDHYYDRNRMEELQANSRLDSHVLNEVNHGMDFIGDPLKSIDILKDVITDIRDFSNKSIEHA; translated from the coding sequence ATGAAAACAATCAACCGGACAATCCAAGGGGACAAAGGCCAGGCGATCAATTACAGCCTTGTCCTGAACCAGGACCAGACGAGAAAACTCGCGATCTTCCTGCCGGGCATCGGCTATACGGCCAAAAGCCCGTTATTTCATTACACGGAGCGCCTGCTCGCAGAACAGGAATATGATATCCTGCGCATCAATTACGATTATACGAACCCGTTGTACGACCAGTACACGATGGCAGAGATCGACGAAGCGGTAAAACGTGACGTCAAACAAGTGGTCGACCAAGTGCTGAAAGGAAGCATTTACGAAAAATTCTTCCTCGTAGCCAAATCGCTCGGCACGATCGCGCTCGCAAGCGAACTCGAGCGCAAGAAATTCAAGGGCGCGAAAACCGTCTGGCTGACGCCGCTCATCAAGCACGAGGACGTCTTCAAGGCGATGAAAGAGTGCCCGAATCCTGCGCTGAGCTTCATCGGCGACAAAGACCATTATTACGACCGCAACCGGATGGAAGAACTCCAGGCCAATAGCCGCCTGGATTCGCACGTCTTGAACGAGGTCAACCACGGCATGGACTTTATCGGCGATCCATTGAAATCGATCGACATCCTGAAAGACGTCATCACGGACATCCGGGATTTCTCGAACAAGAGCATCGAACACGCCTGA
- a CDS encoding DUF4385 domain-containing protein, giving the protein MAFDYDLDYKNLDLRRNPELYRVGKGEQGVLLVEPYKSEILPHWRFKTPDIAQESCDKISEMFEEYRKQDDFVGMDMARKFIQMGYTRARRYTNYKGGRKYNEDGSIKDRQIDEEKAESAAIFKKRWDEIREDEDYLRRKKDHQKKYG; this is encoded by the coding sequence ATGGCATTCGATTACGATCTGGACTATAAAAACCTGGACTTGAGGAGAAACCCCGAACTATACCGCGTCGGAAAAGGTGAGCAGGGTGTACTCCTCGTCGAACCGTATAAAAGCGAAATCCTGCCCCATTGGCGCTTCAAGACGCCGGACATCGCCCAGGAATCGTGCGACAAGATTTCCGAGATGTTCGAGGAGTACCGCAAACAGGACGATTTCGTCGGCATGGACATGGCCCGCAAATTCATCCAGATGGGCTACACCCGTGCGCGGCGCTACACCAATTACAAAGGCGGCCGCAAATATAACGAAGACGGTTCGATCAAAGACCGCCAGATTGACGAGGAAAAAGCCGAATCCGCAGCCATCTTCAAAAAACGCTGGGACGAAATCCGCGAAGACGAGGATTATTTGCGCCGCAAAAAAGACCACCAGAAAAAATACGGCTGA
- a CDS encoding LacI family DNA-binding transcriptional regulator: MMKPTVNAKDVAKLAGVSQSSVSRVFFDGAKVTEKTRQKVLAAAEELGYRPNEYARSLITNSSKIIGLVMKGVQNPFYPQVLKQFTTSFKKHGYSVLFVHTNNDEIQSDDIDTLLNYNVAGVIITDASMSMNVAEAFQANRIPLVFFNRKLTSSQFHSVCCNNLNASRKIAEYLVAGETGEMVYISGNEDTSTSREREQGFAEVLKQRGIAYKKYTSDFSYNGGYETAQKILSEGAAPSAVFAANDIMALGVLDAFRKQGVKIPEDVKVIGFDNIDMASWPAYELTTWEQPIEKMVDETVNYLLSEIGEYTGRARAVEVEGSFVERKTT, from the coding sequence ATGATGAAACCGACAGTCAATGCCAAGGATGTCGCAAAGCTCGCAGGGGTCTCCCAGTCCTCAGTTTCACGCGTGTTTTTCGACGGAGCGAAAGTCACCGAAAAAACCCGCCAAAAAGTGTTGGCCGCAGCCGAAGAGCTTGGCTACCGGCCGAATGAATACGCCAGAAGCCTGATCACCAACAGTTCAAAAATCATCGGCCTGGTCATGAAAGGCGTCCAGAACCCCTTCTATCCGCAGGTCCTCAAGCAATTCACCACTTCGTTCAAAAAGCACGGCTATAGCGTCTTGTTCGTCCATACGAACAATGACGAAATCCAAAGCGACGACATCGACACCTTGCTCAATTACAACGTGGCGGGAGTGATCATCACGGATGCGTCGATGTCGATGAACGTCGCAGAAGCGTTTCAGGCCAACCGCATTCCGCTAGTCTTTTTCAATCGCAAACTGACAAGCAGCCAATTCCATTCGGTGTGCTGCAATAACTTGAACGCCAGCCGTAAAATCGCTGAATACCTGGTGGCGGGTGAAACGGGGGAGATGGTGTATATTTCCGGAAACGAAGACACCTCGACGAGCCGTGAGCGCGAACAGGGATTTGCGGAAGTATTGAAGCAGCGGGGCATCGCCTATAAAAAATACACCTCGGATTTCAGCTATAACGGAGGTTACGAAACCGCGCAGAAGATCCTGTCGGAAGGAGCGGCCCCATCTGCCGTTTTTGCGGCGAACGATATCATGGCGCTCGGTGTCCTGGATGCCTTCCGCAAGCAAGGCGTCAAGATTCCCGAAGACGTCAAAGTGATCGGCTTCGACAATATCGACATGGCTTCCTGGCCGGCGTACGAACTGACGACGTGGGAACAGCCGATCGAAAAAATGGTCGATGAAACGGTAAATTATTTGCTGTCGGAAATCGGCGAATACACGGGCCGGGCGCGGGCTGTCGAAGTGGAAGGAAGCTTCGTGGAAAGAAAAACCACATAA
- the hisD gene encoding histidinol dehydrogenase: MVKVLKAGKSQEEVSANDSKVSQIVAEALKDVETRGDAAVRELSEKFDKWAPESFRLSDAEINEIVSKVPDSVIEDIKFAQKNIKAFAEAQLDSLNDVEVEQIPGVVLGHKNIPVNSVGCYIPGGRYPMVASAHMSVLTAKVAGVKRVIACTPPINGEIPHATIAAMSLAGADEIYLLGGIQAMGAMAIGTETIEAVDMIVGPGNAFVAEAKRQLYGRVGIDLFAGPTETLVVADHTADAEMVATDILGQGEHGPTSPGALITTSEQLANETVKEIERQLETLPTADVARVSWDDYGQILLVDSIEEARIEADRLAFEHVEILTEDPDYFLEHMTNYGCLFLGPETNVAYGDKVIGTNHTLPTKGAARYTGGLWVGKFIKTVTYQKVTTPEASAYIGEYAARLCQLENFAGHAEQALLRVRRYGKN, translated from the coding sequence ATGGTCAAAGTATTGAAAGCAGGGAAATCACAGGAAGAAGTGAGCGCAAACGATTCGAAAGTATCGCAGATCGTTGCAGAGGCGTTGAAGGACGTGGAAACGCGCGGAGACGCAGCGGTCCGTGAACTGTCCGAAAAATTCGATAAATGGGCGCCTGAATCGTTCCGCTTGTCTGATGCGGAAATAAATGAAATCGTTTCCAAAGTTCCAGACAGCGTCATCGAAGACATCAAGTTCGCACAAAAGAACATCAAGGCGTTCGCCGAAGCGCAGCTCGATTCCTTGAATGATGTCGAAGTGGAACAGATCCCGGGTGTGGTTCTGGGGCATAAAAACATCCCCGTCAACAGCGTCGGCTGCTACATCCCAGGAGGCCGCTACCCGATGGTCGCTTCCGCCCATATGAGCGTTTTGACAGCGAAAGTCGCTGGCGTTAAACGCGTCATCGCATGCACACCGCCGATCAACGGCGAAATCCCGCACGCGACGATTGCGGCGATGTCCCTTGCCGGAGCGGATGAGATCTACTTGCTCGGCGGCATCCAGGCAATGGGAGCGATGGCGATCGGCACGGAAACGATCGAAGCGGTCGACATGATCGTCGGGCCGGGCAATGCGTTTGTCGCAGAAGCGAAGCGCCAGCTTTACGGCCGCGTCGGCATCGACTTGTTCGCCGGGCCGACCGAAACTTTGGTCGTTGCTGATCATACGGCTGATGCGGAAATGGTCGCCACCGATATTCTCGGGCAAGGCGAACATGGGCCGACTTCACCGGGAGCGTTGATCACCACTTCAGAGCAGCTCGCGAACGAAACCGTGAAAGAAATCGAACGCCAATTGGAGACCTTGCCGACAGCGGACGTCGCGCGTGTATCCTGGGATGATTACGGGCAGATCCTGCTTGTCGATTCAATCGAAGAAGCGCGCATCGAAGCGGACCGTTTGGCATTTGAACACGTCGAGATCCTGACGGAAGATCCGGATTACTTCCTGGAACACATGACCAATTATGGGTGCTTATTCCTTGGTCCGGAAACGAACGTCGCGTATGGCGACAAAGTCATCGGCACGAACCATACCTTGCCGACAAAAGGCGCCGCCCGCTACACTGGCGGACTATGGGTCGGGAAATTCATCAAGACCGTCACCTACCAGAAAGTGACGACACCCGAAGCAAGCGCCTATATCGGGGAATATGCAGCGCGCTTGTGCCAATTGGAGAATTTCGCAGGGCATGCCGAGCAGGCACTCCTCCGCGTCAGAAGATACGGCAAGAACTAA